TATAGTCTATACCACTATTAATCATTTACATTTGTCAACAAAAGAAAAACTCaattataaaatatcaatatATTTTTGTTAAGAAGCTGAGCTGGTAGTTAGTTACTAGATTCTCTTTGGATATAGTGATTGGTGAGATGATTGTAACCAATTTCCCTACTTATAGCCTTGAAGGCATGCATCATGAATGAATAGCCAATTCTGATCAATTGTGATATTCTCTCTCTTTTCCCTCAGCACTAACTCATATCTTTTAATTCTTCTCCTTGAGTAGTTTTTCAGCTTAGCTATTCCTGGTTTAGAATTTGGCTATTACCAGACAGGTATCATTTGGCTGGACAATAGTGTTGGACTATAAGCTGTGTTAAAATTATTGAAAGTCTAAACTCATGAATGGCCTGAACTAAATTTAGCTCAAGCTTCAGTAATTTTAAACCTATCTTgcatgatattattattaatacgtTATAATCACACTTACCCGAAACTTTGCACATTGAAGATTTACTCTTGAAAAGAAGACATTTTTAAGACAAGCATAGCTGAAATCCACAAATGATAAATCCTGAAACTCCAAAATTCAAAAGATCAATATAGGTATTGATGTTAGTGGGCGTATTACCCTGAATAAATTTACCATTTAAAAACTCTATTGAAAATGATGACTTAGATCTCTGTCTTATGTTAATTTCTAGAAAATGGTTACAGAAATAAGTTTCTCAGCCTAAGGTAACACATTAATATCATCCTTTGGTGAGTTCTTCAAATGCCCAAATTGTTATAAAATTTAAGATAAACATGAAAACAAGTTAATTTAAATAACTATGTTCATATATATGAGCTTACAAGTATCGACAGAATTGAAGTTACAAAACACAAGATAAAGAAAAGTCAATATATAATGGCTATAAAAAAATGCACTACATAATGGCTAAAAGAAAATGCACAACTCTCCAAAACTCATATCCAAGTAATAACAACATTTGTTTACAACTTACAAGTACACATATACACACCCTTTATACGATATATGGTCCAAGAATTTACCAGTTTAGAGAGGATGATGTCATACCAGTTTAGAGAGGTCGATGCCAGAAAGATTAACCCCTCGAAACCTGACTTTATCAGATTGTATACACTTGATGATATCAGTACGCGTCAATTCTGTTCGGAGCTCGTCATCTTCCTTCCTCTTATTAAGGACATCTTGGATTCCATCTACAAGCCCCTAGTGTTTTGCAAGTGATCATAGGTTTTAGGAATTCAATACGGCCTGAAGTTTCAGTTTCTTTTCCATTTAGTAAAGTAATTAGAGAGAATCCAGCATGAGAGATGAGAATGCATGTTCAAAACCTATCAAATTCATCTGTTATCTAACCACAATTGAAAATGACtttggaaagaaaaaagaaaaaaagaaacttcGGGTTTGTTTACTTAAGAAAGAAAAACATTTTCAGTTTCCATTTTCTAACATTTGTGTTCATTTTAAATTGCTAACAAGGAGATAGAACTTAAAAGACTCTTGTAATGAATAATTGTGATATAAAGAAGATAGAAGGTTAGCTAGGGAGAATGTGTTTCAGAAACAGGAAAAACAGTATTTAGTCATATCCAAAATAACTTAAAATATTGAATCTGTTTTCAAATATTGTAAAATAAAATGGCGAAGGAATTCTTGAATCTATACTCTCATGTTTATGAGTTGAactgaaaatgaaaacaaaaaacaGAGAAAGGAAACGCCCTTTATGCTAACCATTTAATGCCGATGCATATAGCTCTCATAGCACTGACATTCTCATCGCAAACAAAATTGGCATGGTATGTTCTCATTTACATTATTTTTAGTAGCAGTACTGCGCCTCATCCATGCTAAATAAGACCCAAACAATAATGACAGTGCTAGCAGAAAAAAACCAACAAGAAAACACCTTGCTCTATTTCCTTGTTAGTACTTTCCCTATCTTCCTCTATGTAAAGATGTTCCTCAATTATGTCTACTACTCAAGTACAACTATACTCATTAGTATAGCCATATGAATAAACAATGAAGTCTTTGCCAAAGTTATTTGCATATTATTTCAAGCTCTTGATTATAAACACTATACCTATTCAAGAATTGCTACACGCTAGAAACAAagccaaaaaataaaagaaagaaagaagttgTGCTCACAAGTAGCTGATAGTACTCAGCTTCCCTCAACAGCTCTGCATATTCAGCTTCCACAAGAGTGGGCACCACGCCGTCCCTTAACCAATTGAGAATGTGTCTGAAGTGCGTACCATCCCTATCAACAAACACATATCCCTGCAATGCAAACACACATTACCATTgtccaaaaatcaacaaatatgttGAAATCTATGATTTAACAGTTATACAGAATTGTATACATATTAATAAAGATAGAGAGTTACACCCCTCACCTTACCAGCCGGTTTTGTAAgtatgagttaggtcaaactctaatacatAATCTCACCATATGCTTTTAGTTTAATTAccacaataataattaaatatccaAATTGGTCATGACAAAAAACACTAAGATTTATTTGGTCTCAAAGAACTAACATTCTCAAATGCAAATCTAATTCTCTTATAGAAACCTATGCAGCACTGACAACACATCAGATTGCAGACATGTTTGATGTCTGACACATGTGCTTACATTCAATTACTCATTCTTCTAAAATTACTATGGGTGCAAGTGTCTGTGTTGGTGTGTCATGGATAGAAACTAAAACATCCCTAAAATAACTAATCTTATCCACATGAGATTCTTAAGAACCATTggtgtttttcatttctccaatATTAAATAGATCTTAGTATTTTTTTGTCGAAACAAAATGACACATGGACCAATATGTGTCTGGACTAGGAGGTAAATAACGCCTGGTTATAATTTGTTTCATCACTTGGGTTGAACTTGAGTACCGGCCCAAAGTCTGGCCCTTTAGACCAGAGCACTAACCACTTGCGCCAAATTTTAGGGTTAATTTGAGTATTCAATTATTGATAAtggtaaatataataataataataataataataataataataataatattaataataataataataataataataataataataataataataataataataataataatctaacaTGTGAGTAAATAACATTTAGCCCTTAAAATTGTAAAGGTCGAGCAATTCAGTCCtcaaatttgagaaattgcaatAGTTTCTTAACTATAAGTGTCAATTTAGTCCTTTTCTAAATATAGCACCACAAATTTAAAGATTCTATGTTTGTCTTGATGCAGCAAATATAAAAAGATCAATCAATTCAATATGTAGATATTTCATTAGTTTTGAAGAATGTTTATTAAAGAATATGTATTTGGTTGGAGGAAAATGGAGAAGAGGGACTATTTTAAATATGAGATATTTTGTTCAATTATTAAGAGGGGGTGGAGGAGAAGGGAgaggagcaaaatccctccaaaataAGAAGATTTGAAGGGAGAACGTGTTTGTTTCCCATATAAACGTAACGGAGTGGAATGTAACATAACGCAGAGAAAAGGAacggagcggagcggaatggaatataGATCCTCTTccattgtttgtttattttatttaaaatgtctCATTCCATTACATACACCCTAAATCGGATGGAACAAAAAATGGAGAATCGGATGGAACGGATTCCATCATGTTCCATTTCACTCCGTCCATTATTTGCAAATCCAAACAATAGAATCTcaacactattttttttttggtacaaaAGAGGCCTAAGCCCAAAGAGAAAAGAAACTACAGCTTATCAAAGAAGAAACTACTAATTCCAATCGAATCCGCCGCTAAATACGGTTCAAGAAACACCGGCACTTCATCATAGAAGGAGAAGTTTTTATCATTGCAGCCATGTGTCGCTAGAATATCAGCGCAGCCATTTGTGAACCTGGAAGCGTGAGAAACTATCACTAACTCGTGCTCACCAATAATATCTTTGATTTGTCGAAGAACGACACAATCAATAATACCAATTTCTCCCTCTTCTATTGCTTTGGCCACAATGGTCGAATCAACATTAAGCTCAACTCTCTGAATACTTACTTACCACTTCATTTCATCCATACCACCAATCCAAACTAAATGTCATTTTAATTATTAGAACCGTCTTAAAAATGTAACTTTGCACTTTCCTTCCATAAAAATCTCTACTCTCCACCCGTCGGACCTTTTTTTTAAATCTCTCCCCTCCTCTGTCCAACCTATCAATGTCCAATCTAGCAATATCGATTTTTGCCACTTGAACTAAGCTTTGCAGactactcatatatatatatatatatatatatatatatatatatatatatatatatatatatatatatatatatatatatatatatatatatatatatatatatatatatatatatatatatatatatatatatatatatatatatatataaaagggatACCACCTTTTGGTGTGAAATTTTTTCATTCAATTTTTCACTTCATgtaaactattttaaatataaattaatcatTCTTACTAACCTTTCTTTTATGTAAGAAATTAATTCATATAGTGTGAATCATAACTACATTGTTAATCAAGCTTAAACTTAAACTATTGTATTTACCATTTTTCCTTCATTTTTACCTAATAGTAATCAATAAcaatagaaacaaaaaaaaaaaaaaaaaggaaaaagcaaATTAGGGATTACCACCTTGTGAGGATCTTGAGGAAGAGTATGGCGACCACTGAACATAGCAGCGAGCATTGAATCTGGCTCGCGATGTGTCATCGTATCGATCGTCGTCGAGAATTTCTTCCCTCCTGCGAAAATGAAAACGAAATTGAATCAAACGTCGTCGTGTGGTGGTATAGTGTGATGTTAGGGTTTTTGAGATTACGTTACCGATGTTGAGACGGAGAACGGAGGATGTGTCGGATTGGAAATCGTCCTTCATTGTGATGTTGTTGCGGTGGTGCTGTGGAGTACTGCCAGGGGGTGCCGATGAGAGAGCGAGGGAATGTATTAAATTAAGTTGtatagttttctttttctttttgaggtTGAAAGTTGTATAGTACTTTTctttaggctttgtttggattgatggaatcggatggagcggagcggaacggaataaaatgatattccgttgtttggataatttaaaaacggatggagcggagcggaaaggagtggtatggatttcattccattccatcacttaccaccatattccttcccctccgatttgggcggaatgaataatttgtcttattccgttctaaaatttccaaacaatagaatggtacattcgttccgctccgttccactccgctccgttccattccgctccgttcatttcgtgatatccaaacatacccttagtgttaaatgtgaaatttttttcaaataactacaatttttataaaaaatttaaatgatcacattttcaacataaatactaaagtaattatttttcaaataaaaattattttggaaACGAATCAATGGTTCTTGTAGTGTTTGAAACACATGCGTTGATTGGATGCTTTGGTGGTGTGATGTTTGGTTGTACATTGGTTGAGTGATATGGTAGGATGTGGTGGTATAATATGTGTCATCGGTGTTATCGTAAGATGCGGTGCAGCATGTGGTTGATGGCGGTATGGGTCATGATCTTGGTTTTGTGGCATAAATTGATTGTGGTTTTGGACGGATATGGTTTCGTAAGGTTGTTGTGTTTGGATGGGGTGACAATGTTGTTGGGTTTGGTACTATTGTGGGGTTGATTGTTGGGCGTATGGTGAAGCTTTTTGGTGTGGGTCGATCAAATATGTTAGTTGAGACAAAAATAAATTTGTTGAAACTGATGTATACAAGTTCATATAATGCTGAGTTACTCTAACATCCTCTTGCATGATTGGTTCGTTTATCGTCAGTTCACGTCGATGCCTCCATTGACAAAACgcattgaaggtggagaaaaattcaagaaaggggggattgaattgtgttctttatcaaattaaaattctCTTTCTCTaaattcttctctttctcttagtatcttatcttctggatatgctttaatgttgcggaagcatgtttggaatggagttgcataaccaatgagatattcattttaacttctttatatcatcagaacttctgactagtctcagtacagttctgaagacATTCTGCGTGTATGTTATGAGTTAAATGAATtatacagaaagtaaaagacacgttcatttttatcctggttcaccttctgaataaggctacctccagtccaccctcctcaggtgatttgcctctcaacagaggacttaatccactataaccaaacttgattacaccTGCACGATCaaccgtcgtgactaacaacctgcacagccaactgctgtgactaacctgcacaagctacccgtgagtgactaacccctagatgactgaaccgttcagtgatctcagcgagaTATAACGTTCGTCAATCTAGTAAcattgcacaagccaactgctcgtgactaactgcaatggactattcagtgatctgatccacaaatataacatccattgattcctgcacagccaactgttgtgactatccctgcacaaccaacctgttgtgactaacactagatgatgaaccgttcagtgatcccatcaggatataacgttcatcaatcttctggagattacaagtgtgcttcttagttaAGCAGATGGTCTTCTATTCTCAATACAtatgtttacgacacactgactagaagtcacttctggtgcctaaacaattcatcagaagtttcctaagatataacacaatacgagcaacaactctatgtgttttacaaatAATTTACAAGACATAATAAATATTCTTTtagtcttcttttcttcaacttctgtaT
The Vicia villosa cultivar HV-30 ecotype Madison, WI linkage group LG6, Vvil1.0, whole genome shotgun sequence genome window above contains:
- the LOC131609505 gene encoding FH protein interacting protein FIP2-like produces the protein MEWNEIHTTPFRSAPSVFKLSKQRNIILFRSAPLHPIPSIQTKPKEKYYTTFNLKKKKKTIQLNLIHSLALSSAPPGSTPQHHRNNITMKDDFQSDTSSVLRLNIGGKKFSTTIDTMTHREPDSMLAAMFSGRHTLPQDPHKGYVFVDRDGTHFRHILNWLRDGVVPTLVEAEYAELLREAEYYQLLGLVDGIQDVLNKRKEDDELRTELTRTDIIKCIQSDKVRFRGVNLSGIDLSKLDLSFVDFSYACLKNVFFSRVNLQCAKFRDVDAEGSIFHNANLRECEFTGANLRGALLAGACLQSANLQDACLVDCSFCEADLRSAHLQNADLINANLEGANLEGANLKGAKLNHANLKGANLQRAYMRHVDLRDADLEGAKLDGANLLGAIR